The Phaenicophaeus curvirostris isolate KB17595 chromosome Z, BPBGC_Pcur_1.0, whole genome shotgun sequence genome includes the window gatACATAGGCCACACGTGTCCATCGAAGTACCCCGGTGGATCTGCTGGCTGATAGACTCTGGTGCTacacaaaaatacatttgctttCCCATACAAGTTTTACAGTTTTCCCCTAGTGTCAGCTGGTTTAATAAGAGCATCTgtccaaaataaaaacaacctgGCAGGCTGCATAACTGCTTGAGCAAAGGAGGGTCCTTTGTTTTAATATAAACTGTGATATGAACTCTTCCTAACCTACCTATTTTTGCCAATCAAATTACGTTTAagataaaaggatttttttaattgaaaaaagtATTACATATAAAGTaagctgtattaaaaatattacaattttttttttctctttttttccactgggtATAAAGATTCCTCAAGTTTTAAGTAACTACTGGTTTTGTCTAGTCACTTCAGCCTGGACACTGAAGTCCTTTAAACGTGAGTCTAGGGAGAAATCAACAAAGTGAAATCAACCAAAGACAGCTAACTAGAGGATTTCTTTACTCAGCCAGCAGACTGTGACATTGTTCACATGTATTGCTCTAAGCACACAGTATTGCTCCACATTTGGAGGCAAGTCAGAGACTGGCTCAGTAATctatagatagatagatacatGGTACAACAAATGCACAAGCTAAACAAGGATACACTAAAACCACACTTGAACATCGTTACTTTAACATAATCATCATGTAGCTGGACTGAACCAAAGATTACACTGCTTAGTATTTGTTTAACTGTTCCTGATTTTAAACATGATTTAACTTCAATATGCTATGAGtaatctaaataattttttgggAAAACAAATTGTCTTTTCAGTGTTCATAAAAAGTTTAACACTTTAATATCTCTGTGTTCTAAAATGCATACCCCCCCTCCACCTCTGCATGCTTTTGTGGGTTACGTGCTGGTTAAATACCCACAGTCTTCCCTGGGGATCACAGAGGATCCTTACTAGTTTACATTTGGCAAGCACTGAAGAAAAGCCAGTACAGAAGCATCTCTCCAGGTCAGTGGGTACACTGACGCTCGGTGAGCAGTAACTGAATAATCTtacctccttctccttttacaTTCTTCATAAGGAAGGGTcaaaaaatatcttctattCCATAGTTCATTAAGTGGCCTGTGATAATAATATATTtagtttcttcttcctttttaaagcagcttttaaTATACCAGATGATATATTACTGCTTACTCATAATTATATAGCAGAAAGCCTTCAACAATCAAAATATAAACATCATCTGTATTTTTCAGATCGTCACATGTATTCTGCGGCTCTTTTGTCACAACACCTGAGCTTGCTGGGCTTTTCATCCAATTTCCAACACTCTTCACCATTTCATCCATATAGAGGGCATCAAGTACTACACGAAAAGAGAAAGTTAGGTACCTCTTCAAAAcagagaataaattaaaaaaaaaatacagcactcAAGTACCCCTAGGCTAATCAGGAAGAATGAAATAATCTACTTAGAAGTCTAAATGAAAGGCAATGGGATCACCCCTAAAATCCTCTCTCACGCATATAAATAGTTCCATGTTTGCAACTGATGATACCCTGAAATTAAAGCTTTCCCCAAGATCTGTGTATTTCTGGTGGGCAGGGTCTCTTTGAACCCTAAGGCACTAAAAGTGTGTCAGTTTACTTCAGGGGCTTTGCCTTGACAATAGAAACTGCAGGTATTGTTCTCCTATTTGCAAAACTTGTAACAACTGTGTAACAACCCCAAGACCTCCACCCTTCTGTCAAATATCACTGACACAGGTGAAGGCAGGGGTCAGTCAGAAATTCTTGCTTTGGGCTTTTATTGGATTTCAGGTATTTGGAAGGTGGGGATGTATGGATTGGTTTGAAAGGAGGATAGCGTGCAAAGCAAAATGGCACAATGTAGCATCTGGTTTTGTAAGAACATATTGAGGAAGTACTGAATAGTAGAGAGAAGGATAACATAGAAGCAAACACA containing:
- the NMRK1 gene encoding nicotinamide riboside kinase 1 isoform X2 encodes the protein MLPNCDIISQDDFFKPESEVETDERGFKLYDVLDALYMDEMVKSVGNWMKSPASSGVVTKEPQNTCDDLKNTDDVYILIVEGFLLYNYEPLNELWNRRYFLTLPYEECKRRRSTRVYQPADPPGYFDGHVWPMYLKYKNELEENGSNVVYLDGTKSQDELLSCVYSDIIQELKKLRERNQQVTE